Proteins from a genomic interval of Alphaproteobacteria bacterium:
- a CDS encoding sugar ABC transporter substrate-binding protein — MSDIVSQIRAQYQSRRLSRRRLLQGAAATSGAFALGGIAPRRLRAQAKPTVVNSIRSLSNPYHATWNQGGEAFAAWAGAEYVTLVTEGDSEKGVADIRAMIARTEGNMVLNVDPNESSDARPIVEACTEAGVYCVTQWNKPDDLHPWDFNPNYVSHISFSGVPAGKAMAESLIKQMGGSGGIVALGGILSNVPAIERKAGLDQALAENPDVELLDFQTANWDPNKALEITSAWLTRFGDDIKGIWAANDGMGLAALEALRSEGLAGQVPVCGIDGIQLAVEAVLAGEFSGTVAWDPFWQGSIGLSIGYHAKLGTFDPAAEPQEHREFYGTGIVVTAENAQEFYDNNVLASPSIDFEDIWGRVSGQIQYN; from the coding sequence ATGTCCGACATCGTCAGCCAGATTCGTGCGCAGTATCAGAGCCGGCGGCTCAGCCGCCGCCGCCTGCTCCAAGGGGCAGCGGCAACCTCCGGCGCGTTCGCCCTGGGCGGCATCGCGCCGCGCCGGCTGCGCGCCCAGGCCAAGCCGACGGTGGTGAACTCCATCCGCTCGCTGTCGAACCCCTATCACGCCACCTGGAACCAGGGCGGCGAGGCGTTCGCGGCCTGGGCCGGCGCGGAGTACGTCACTCTGGTCACCGAGGGCGACAGCGAGAAGGGCGTGGCCGACATCCGGGCGATGATCGCGCGCACCGAGGGCAACATGGTGCTGAACGTCGATCCGAACGAAAGCTCGGACGCGCGCCCGATCGTCGAGGCCTGCACCGAGGCCGGCGTCTACTGCGTCACCCAGTGGAACAAGCCCGACGACCTGCATCCGTGGGACTTCAACCCGAACTACGTCTCGCACATCTCGTTCAGCGGCGTGCCGGCCGGCAAGGCGATGGCGGAATCGCTGATCAAGCAGATGGGCGGGTCCGGCGGAATCGTCGCGCTGGGCGGCATCCTGTCGAACGTGCCGGCGATCGAGCGCAAGGCCGGTCTCGACCAGGCGCTGGCGGAGAATCCGGACGTCGAACTGCTCGACTTCCAGACCGCCAACTGGGACCCGAACAAGGCGCTGGAGATCACCAGCGCGTGGCTGACCCGCTTCGGCGACGACATCAAGGGCATCTGGGCGGCCAACGACGGCATGGGCCTGGCGGCGCTGGAGGCGCTGCGCTCCGAGGGTCTGGCCGGGCAGGTCCCGGTCTGCGGCATCGACGGCATCCAGCTGGCGGTCGAGGCGGTGCTGGCCGGCGAATTCTCCGGCACCGTGGCCTGGGACCCGTTCTGGCAGGGCAGCATCGGCCTGTCGATCGGCTACCACGCCAAGCTCGGCACCTTCGACCCGGCGGCCGAGCCGCAGGAGCACCGCGAGTTCTACGGCACCGGCATCGTGGTGACCGCGGAAAACGCGCAGGAGTTCTACGACAACAACGTGCTGGCCTCGCCCTCGATCGATTTCGAGGACATCTGGGGCCGGGTCAGCGGCCAGATCCAGTACAACTGA
- a CDS encoding ABC transporter permease, with translation MSATAAAGDEDAGERWRRLRRRIGPWAPVIVLVLLCLLIGLANDRFFSFGNLSRIADAASIPLVLGLGVTFIIVMGSIDLSVEGVLAFSAVIVSLLVLNGANGNDFGLLGVLAVLGIGAAMGFVNGVIHVGLRIPSFMATLGMWFVGVGMGNAILGGIQVRVNDEMIRALSLERLFGFKYQVWVALLALGIAYVIQRYTRLGRYIFAIGGGEDLAELTGIKVRAVRVITFTIAGVFYGLGGVMAVAQQGSAFALIGNDRLFTTVTAVVVGGTALMGGSGGVLNTLVGALIVVVLANGMVLMGISPYVQQIVQGGLIVVAVALSVDRIRARIVK, from the coding sequence ATGAGCGCGACGGCCGCGGCCGGCGACGAAGACGCCGGCGAGCGCTGGCGCCGGCTGCGCCGCCGGATCGGCCCGTGGGCGCCGGTCATCGTGCTGGTGCTGCTGTGCCTGCTGATCGGACTGGCCAACGACAGGTTCTTCTCGTTCGGCAATCTCTCGCGCATCGCCGATGCCGCCTCGATCCCGCTGGTGCTGGGGCTGGGCGTCACCTTCATCATCGTGATGGGGTCGATCGACCTGTCGGTCGAGGGCGTGCTCGCCTTCTCGGCGGTGATCGTCAGCCTGCTGGTGCTGAACGGCGCCAACGGCAACGACTTCGGCCTGCTCGGCGTGCTGGCCGTGCTGGGCATCGGCGCGGCGATGGGTTTCGTCAACGGCGTGATCCACGTCGGCCTGCGCATCCCCTCGTTCATGGCCACGCTGGGCATGTGGTTCGTCGGCGTCGGCATGGGCAACGCCATCCTGGGCGGCATCCAGGTGCGGGTGAACGACGAGATGATCCGGGCGCTGTCGCTGGAGCGGCTGTTCGGCTTCAAGTACCAGGTGTGGGTGGCGCTGCTGGCGCTGGGCATCGCCTATGTGATTCAGCGCTACACCCGGCTGGGCCGCTACATCTTCGCCATCGGCGGCGGCGAGGACCTGGCCGAGCTGACCGGCATCAAGGTGCGCGCGGTGCGCGTGATCACCTTCACCATCGCCGGCGTGTTCTACGGCCTGGGCGGGGTGATGGCGGTGGCGCAGCAGGGCTCGGCCTTCGCGCTGATCGGCAACGACCGTCTGTTCACCACCGTCACCGCGGTGGTGGTCGGCGGCACCGCGCTGATGGGCGGCTCCGGCGGCGTGCTCAACACGCTGGTCGGCGCCCTGATCGTGGTGGTGCTGGCCAACGGCATGGTGCTGATGGGCATCTCGCCCTACGTCCAGCAGATCGTGCAGGGCGGGCTGATCGTCGTAGCGGTGGCGCTGTCGGTCGACCGGATCCGGGCGAGGATCGTGAAATGA